In one Mucilaginibacter ginsenosidivorax genomic region, the following are encoded:
- a CDS encoding efflux RND transporter periplasmic adaptor subunit, with amino-acid sequence MKVIKYIFIIPACLLSACGGNPVEKTTPQGLPEKPVVKLLTLKPEPITNKLNLTGEIIPFDRANIYARTPGYVKEVKVDIGSKVTKGQVLCILDAPELKAAQAQSQSNSMGTRSKYESSKSTYLRLLKAAQTPGAVADNELEIARNQMRTDSAVYQASRSATQANKAIEDYLVIRSPFNGVVTARNIFKGDFVDNTGKTLLFRVEDNSSLRVDVAVPEAYNSTTLKDNEACFTVSANPGQVFKAKLARKSDAIDPQTRSETWELTFPNTNGLLKPGMFAQIVLPVSRPKEGFLVPFKAVVSTQERKFVIRVVNGKTQWVDVKTGFTGKEKTEIAGDLKPGDQLVAQANEELKEGTTVQVKQ; translated from the coding sequence ATGAAAGTTATAAAATATATATTCATAATCCCGGCTTGCTTGCTGTCGGCTTGCGGGGGTAATCCGGTTGAAAAAACAACGCCGCAGGGCCTGCCAGAGAAGCCGGTGGTTAAACTGTTAACGCTGAAACCGGAACCCATTACCAACAAACTGAACCTCACCGGGGAAATTATTCCTTTCGATCGCGCCAATATTTATGCCCGCACACCGGGCTATGTAAAAGAGGTCAAAGTTGATATAGGCTCAAAAGTTACCAAAGGCCAGGTTTTATGCATCCTTGATGCTCCTGAATTGAAAGCTGCACAGGCACAAAGCCAAAGTAACAGCATGGGCACCCGGTCTAAATATGAATCCAGCAAATCAACTTATTTAAGGTTATTAAAAGCTGCGCAAACGCCCGGCGCCGTTGCTGATAACGAACTGGAGATTGCGCGCAACCAAATGCGGACGGATAGTGCCGTATACCAGGCTTCCCGTTCGGCTACCCAGGCCAATAAAGCGATAGAAGATTACCTGGTGATCCGGTCGCCTTTTAACGGTGTGGTTACCGCCAGGAACATATTTAAAGGAGATTTTGTAGATAATACCGGTAAAACGCTGCTGTTTCGTGTAGAAGACAACTCGTCGTTAAGGGTTGATGTGGCCGTGCCCGAGGCATATAATTCCACCACGCTAAAAGATAACGAAGCATGTTTTACCGTATCGGCCAATCCGGGCCAGGTGTTTAAAGCCAAACTGGCACGTAAATCAGATGCCATTGATCCTCAAACCCGCAGCGAAACCTGGGAGCTTACCTTCCCGAATACTAACGGTTTACTAAAACCCGGCATGTTCGCCCAAATAGTATTGCCGGTCAGCCGTCCCAAAGAGGGCTTCCTGGTGCCGTTTAAAGCAGTGGTATCTACCCAGGAACGAAAGTTTGTGATCAGGGTAGTAAACGGAAAAACCCAATGGGTAGATGTAAAAACCGGTTTCACAGGCAAGGAAAAAACAGAGATAGCCGGCGATTTGAAACCCGGCGACCAACTGGTGGCGCAGGCTAATGAGGAACTGAAAGAAGGCACAACCGTGCAGGTGAAGCAATAG
- a CDS encoding efflux RND transporter permease subunit, whose translation MNIIQFLYASLRKPVTIVVAVIAIVFFAVVSIRTMPVDIFPKLGTPTIYVAQTYGGLSAEQIEGFVTSYYEYHFLYVTGIKSVESKTIQGVTLLKLNFYEGTDMGQATGEVVSMVNRARAFMPPGTVSPFVTRFDGGSVAVGQLVFSSPTRSLGEVSDLALFKVRPMFSTLPGVSAPPPFGGNQRSVLIKADPNKLRSYGVSPEELVTAIAKGNTILPAGNLRVGDQMLIAPQNTVVDNIQDLGNIPVKTGSGPAVYVHDLAQVDNGADITAGYALINGKRSVYIPVTKRADASTWDVVQKVKAALPDMQAAIPPDIKVSYEFDQSGYVINSLKSLITEGILGALLTGLMVLLFLRDWRGSLIVVLTIPLALLSAVICLKLFGQSINIMTLGGLALAIGILVDEATVTIENIHHHQEKGELKGRAILEACKEIALPKLLILLCILAVFFPAFFMSGIPKAMFLPLSLAVGFAMIASFLLSQSFVPVVANWLFKDQPAETAKEGKRMARFKERHGRLINRLSPGRNILIPVYLILSFSLVALLFLTVGKELFPKVDAGQFQVRLRLPEGTRIERTEAKTKQLLHLVDSLSGGNKIAISSAYVGLVGSSYPVSVIHLWTSGPEEALLKVKFISGSGIKLDDFREKVRQEVSEQMPGAHVSFEPADLVGQVMSQGTGTPIQVQVLGKSLAQDRQFGKKIIERLKTLPYLRDVAYSAPQGYPAMKIEFDRVKLGQLGLTVEDAGKSLAAATSSSRFTQPNYWVDKAAGTAYQVQVQIPELVMNDPAQVDNILLSSNNGKQVYMRDVATWKMGNTEGEFDRLNQKRFITITANLQGKALGPAINDIDKIINETGKLPEGMKIQQPGQAEVFLQTFQELQNGILLAIVVIFLLLAVNFQSFRLSLVIISVIPGILAGSLLLLWICGKTLNIQSYMGCIMAVGVAVANAILFVTQAEKYRSEKLQEPYLQGIKDRIRPILMTSLAMIAGMVPMALGLGEGGGKHRP comes from the coding sequence ATGAACATTATCCAGTTTTTATACGCCTCATTAAGAAAGCCGGTCACCATTGTTGTAGCCGTTATTGCCATCGTTTTTTTTGCAGTGGTATCTATACGTACCATGCCGGTAGATATTTTCCCGAAGCTGGGTACCCCCACCATTTACGTGGCGCAAACTTATGGCGGGCTATCTGCCGAGCAGATTGAAGGTTTTGTAACCTCCTACTATGAATACCACTTTTTGTATGTAACCGGCATTAAATCTGTCGAAAGCAAAACCATCCAGGGGGTTACTTTATTAAAATTGAATTTTTACGAAGGCACCGATATGGGGCAGGCCACCGGCGAAGTTGTATCAATGGTGAACCGCGCAAGGGCATTTATGCCGCCGGGTACCGTATCGCCCTTTGTAACCCGTTTTGATGGGGGCAGTGTGGCGGTCGGCCAGCTGGTTTTCAGCAGCCCCACCAGGTCATTGGGCGAGGTATCAGATCTGGCTTTATTTAAGGTGCGGCCCATGTTCTCCACCCTGCCAGGTGTTTCGGCCCCGCCGCCGTTTGGCGGTAACCAGCGTTCGGTATTGATTAAAGCAGATCCGAATAAATTGCGTAGTTACGGTGTCAGCCCCGAAGAACTGGTAACAGCAATTGCCAAAGGGAACACTATCCTGCCAGCAGGCAACCTGCGTGTGGGCGACCAGATGCTCATTGCCCCCCAAAATACCGTGGTAGATAATATCCAGGACCTGGGTAATATCCCGGTAAAAACGGGCAGTGGCCCGGCTGTGTATGTACATGACCTGGCGCAGGTGGACAATGGAGCTGATATTACAGCAGGTTATGCGTTAATTAATGGCAAACGTTCGGTTTATATTCCGGTAACCAAAAGGGCCGATGCCTCTACCTGGGATGTGGTTCAAAAAGTGAAGGCTGCTTTGCCGGATATGCAGGCCGCCATACCCCCTGATATTAAAGTAAGCTATGAGTTTGACCAATCGGGCTATGTTATCAATTCATTGAAAAGCTTAATAACGGAAGGCATCCTGGGCGCTTTGCTCACCGGCCTCATGGTATTGTTATTCCTGCGCGACTGGCGCGGTTCGCTCATCGTGGTTTTAACTATCCCGCTGGCATTGCTGTCGGCAGTTATCTGCCTCAAACTTTTTGGGCAATCCATCAATATCATGACCCTTGGCGGCCTGGCACTGGCCATAGGTATTTTGGTAGATGAAGCCACCGTAACGATAGAAAATATACACCATCACCAGGAAAAGGGCGAACTGAAGGGACGGGCCATTTTAGAAGCTTGTAAAGAAATTGCTTTGCCTAAATTGTTAATCCTCCTTTGTATCCTGGCGGTATTCTTCCCGGCTTTCTTTATGTCGGGCATTCCTAAAGCCATGTTCCTGCCGCTTTCGCTGGCTGTTGGTTTTGCCATGATCGCCTCCTTCCTGTTGTCGCAATCTTTTGTGCCGGTTGTTGCCAATTGGTTGTTTAAAGACCAGCCGGCCGAAACCGCAAAAGAAGGCAAGCGCATGGCCCGTTTTAAAGAACGACATGGAAGGCTGATTAACCGGCTTTCGCCGGGCCGAAACATCCTGATACCCGTTTACCTCATACTTTCATTTAGCCTGGTGGCGCTGCTTTTTTTAACAGTAGGTAAAGAGTTATTTCCCAAGGTTGATGCCGGGCAGTTCCAGGTTAGGCTGAGGTTGCCCGAAGGAACGCGTATTGAACGGACGGAAGCAAAAACAAAACAATTGCTGCACCTGGTTGATAGTCTGTCGGGCGGTAATAAAATTGCCATTTCATCGGCCTATGTTGGCCTGGTGGGCTCAAGTTACCCGGTTAGCGTTATCCATCTGTGGACGAGCGGGCCCGAAGAGGCACTGCTAAAGGTTAAATTTATATCAGGTTCGGGAATTAAACTGGACGATTTCAGGGAAAAAGTACGCCAGGAGGTAAGTGAGCAAATGCCCGGAGCGCATGTTTCTTTTGAACCTGCCGATTTAGTGGGTCAGGTGATGAGCCAGGGAACGGGTACCCCTATACAGGTACAGGTTTTAGGTAAAAGCCTGGCACAGGACCGCCAGTTTGGGAAAAAGATTATTGAACGTTTGAAAACCCTGCCTTACCTGCGCGATGTGGCTTATAGCGCCCCGCAAGGTTACCCGGCCATGAAAATTGAATTTGACCGGGTAAAGCTGGGCCAGTTAGGCCTTACTGTTGAGGATGCCGGGAAATCGCTGGCTGCGGCAACTTCATCCAGCCGTTTTACGCAGCCCAATTATTGGGTTGATAAAGCCGCCGGGACAGCCTACCAGGTACAGGTGCAGATACCTGAGTTGGTGATGAATGATCCTGCACAGGTGGATAATATTTTGTTGAGCTCCAATAACGGTAAGCAGGTTTATATGCGCGATGTAGCAACCTGGAAAATGGGCAATACCGAAGGCGAATTTGACCGCTTAAATCAAAAACGCTTTATTACCATTACCGCCAATTTGCAAGGCAAAGCGCTGGGTCCGGCCATTAACGATATCGATAAGATCATTAATGAAACCGGCAAACTGCCCGAGGGCATGAAGATACAGCAGCCGGGCCAGGCCGAAGTTTTTTTACAAACTTTCCAGGAGTTGCAGAACGGTATTTTGCTGGCTATTGTGGTGATTTTCCTGTTGTTAGCGGTAAATTTTCAGTCGTTCCGGTTATCGCTGGTCATTATCTCGGTTATTCCGGGGATTTTAGCCGGGAGCCTGCTGTTGTTATGGATTTGTGGTAAAACACTGAATATACAATCTTATATGGGCTGTATTATGGCCGTGGGGGTGGCTGTTGCCAATGCCATCCTGTTTGTGACGCAGGCAGAAAAATATAGAAGTGAAAAATTACAGGAGCCCTATTTGCAGGGAATTAAAGATAGGATAAGACCCATCCTGATGACCAGCTTAGCGATGATTGCCGGAATGGTGCCAATGGCATTAGGCTTAGGCGAGGGGGGGGGCAAACATCGCCCTTAG
- a CDS encoding L,D-transpeptidase scaffold domain-containing protein, protein MQRYKCSFYFSAAIMSLLVLLGVVANATAHITAKDTSIAASVKNQLAVHRKELYFPNSVQRFYRQTGFRLAWIAPDTVKTHATDAMLLLDCVVTYGLKHADYHPDQLLYDKLKLLRSSSSPVSNSQKAVFDILLTDAILTFENNLHYGRLNPNYPAAKIDSGIKNGFNAEKVLINALKSQQFEKEISKVQPQTKAYASLKHQMYLMKGLYELDCYEFSVADVQRVAINMERLRWYSTRKKTSVDINIPSGILTVHTKTGDQYFKIKIDKPGMDLLAAGLDYSAINITTNKGQIFLQISKPAYQKPGELTINPVVNHTRQDTTAIPVTVSRGAKLAAQLSNIGKKQPLPVSLTYLTCDIRNGQLVTYKDIFYADARLKKALYKVSKP, encoded by the coding sequence ATGCAGAGATACAAATGCTCATTTTACTTTTCGGCAGCTATAATGTCTTTATTAGTGCTATTGGGCGTTGTGGCAAACGCAACTGCACATATCACCGCCAAAGATACATCTATAGCAGCCTCTGTAAAAAACCAATTGGCGGTACACCGCAAAGAATTATATTTCCCCAACAGTGTTCAACGCTTTTACCGGCAAACAGGCTTCAGGCTGGCTTGGATAGCGCCCGACACCGTTAAAACTCATGCTACCGATGCTATGTTGCTGCTTGATTGTGTAGTTACGTACGGGCTAAAACATGCCGATTATCATCCCGATCAGTTATTATATGATAAGCTGAAGTTACTCAGATCAAGCTCAAGCCCCGTTAGCAACAGTCAAAAAGCAGTGTTCGACATCCTGTTAACCGATGCCATACTTACTTTTGAAAACAACCTGCATTATGGCCGGCTTAACCCGAATTACCCTGCTGCAAAAATCGACTCGGGAATTAAAAACGGATTTAATGCCGAAAAGGTGCTGATTAACGCCCTTAAAAGCCAGCAATTTGAAAAAGAGATTAGCAAAGTGCAACCTCAAACCAAAGCTTACGCCTCATTAAAGCACCAAATGTATTTGATGAAAGGGCTATATGAACTGGATTGTTACGAATTTAGCGTAGCCGACGTGCAACGCGTAGCCATCAATATGGAGCGCCTGCGCTGGTACAGCACCAGGAAAAAAACATCTGTAGATATCAATATCCCTTCAGGCATATTAACTGTACATACCAAAACAGGCGATCAATACTTTAAAATAAAAATAGACAAGCCGGGCATGGATCTGTTGGCAGCAGGCCTGGATTATTCGGCTATAAATATCACCACCAATAAAGGGCAGATTTTTTTACAGATAAGCAAGCCTGCATATCAAAAGCCGGGAGAGTTAACCATAAACCCGGTTGTTAACCATACCAGGCAGGATACCACCGCTATACCGGTTACCGTTTCGCGCGGGGCCAAACTTGCCGCACAGTTATCAAACATCGGCAAAAAACAGCCCTTGCCGGTATCGCTAACTTACCTCACCTGCGATATCCGCAACGGGCAACTGGTTACCTATAAAGATATTTTTTATGCCGACGCGCGACTGAAAAAAGCCTTGTATAAAGTTAGCAAGCCTTAA
- a CDS encoding phosphoketolase family protein — protein sequence METEILNIEQAELSPELLRKIHAYWRAANYISVGQLYMHHNPLLKEPLKLEHVKNMLLGHWGTTPGQNFIYTHLNRIITQYDLNMIYVSGPGHGGPAVVAGTYLEGTYTEVYPDITQDEEGLRKLFTRFSYPGGISSHASPQTPGSIHEGGELGYSLSHSFGAVLDNPDLIIACVVGDGEAETGPLATAWHSNKFLNPLTDGTVLPILHLNGYKISNPTVLARITHEELEQLFRGYGWNPIFVEGEDPEQMHKDMAMALDYAVDRIKQIKYDAEQPNSLRPRWPMIVLRSPKGWTGPKEVDGHKIEGNFRAHQIPLAVSASTPPEHLQMLEDWMKSYRPEELFDEDGKLVPELAELAPKGDRRMGANPHTNGGNLLRDLRLPDFRDYATVVESPGVNGEGDTYVSGRFLRDVIKANQEKRNFRIFGPDETVSNKLDAVFEVTNRQWGAPVIPYDEFLAADGSVMEMLSEHQCEGWLEGYLLTGRHGLFNCYEAFIHIVDSMFNQHAKWLKTTLELPWRRRIASLNILLTSTVWRQDHNGFTHQDPGFLDHVVNKKANIVRVYLPPDANCLLSVMDHCLRSYHYVNVIVAGKHPAPQWLNMEQAVEHCTRGIGIWNFASNDQETEPDVVMACSGDVPTLETLAAASILREHMPELKIRVVNVVDLFKLQKSTEHAHGLSDKDYNALFTTDKPVVFAFHGYPWLVHRLTYNRANNVNMHVRGYKEEGTITTSFDMTVLNEMDRFHLVMDVIDRLPQTGSKGVYLKQQLTDKLTQHKQYIKANGKDMPEILNWKWKQ from the coding sequence ATGGAAACCGAAATATTAAACATAGAACAAGCCGAATTATCGCCCGAACTATTAAGAAAAATTCACGCCTACTGGCGCGCCGCAAATTACATATCGGTAGGGCAATTGTACATGCACCATAACCCCTTGCTGAAAGAACCGCTTAAGCTGGAGCATGTAAAAAACATGCTGCTGGGGCATTGGGGAACTACACCCGGGCAAAACTTTATTTATACACACCTCAACCGGATCATTACTCAATATGATCTGAATATGATTTATGTTTCGGGGCCTGGGCATGGCGGCCCGGCTGTTGTTGCCGGCACCTACCTGGAAGGTACGTACACAGAAGTTTATCCTGATATTACACAGGATGAAGAAGGCCTGCGTAAACTGTTTACCCGGTTTTCTTATCCCGGCGGCATATCCAGCCATGCTTCGCCGCAAACACCGGGCTCTATCCACGAAGGTGGCGAGCTGGGTTATTCCCTTAGCCATTCGTTCGGCGCGGTGTTGGATAACCCGGATTTGATTATTGCCTGTGTTGTAGGCGACGGCGAAGCCGAGACTGGTCCGTTGGCTACGGCCTGGCATTCCAACAAATTCCTTAACCCGCTTACCGATGGTACAGTATTGCCAATACTGCACCTGAATGGTTACAAAATATCTAACCCTACGGTTTTAGCCCGCATTACCCACGAAGAGCTGGAACAACTGTTCCGCGGCTATGGCTGGAATCCCATTTTTGTGGAAGGCGAAGATCCGGAGCAAATGCATAAGGATATGGCGATGGCGCTTGATTACGCGGTTGACCGAATTAAGCAAATAAAATATGATGCGGAGCAACCTAATAGCCTTCGCCCGCGCTGGCCGATGATTGTGTTACGGTCGCCCAAAGGCTGGACTGGACCTAAGGAGGTGGATGGTCATAAAATTGAAGGCAACTTTAGGGCTCACCAAATCCCGCTTGCGGTTTCGGCAAGTACGCCGCCCGAACATTTGCAAATGCTGGAAGACTGGATGAAAAGTTATCGGCCCGAAGAGCTATTTGATGAGGATGGCAAGTTGGTGCCCGAACTGGCCGAACTTGCGCCAAAAGGCGACCGCCGCATGGGTGCCAATCCGCATACCAATGGTGGCAACTTATTGCGCGATTTGCGTCTGCCCGACTTTAGGGATTATGCTACCGTGGTGGAAAGCCCCGGTGTTAACGGCGAAGGTGATACTTACGTAAGCGGCCGCTTTCTGCGCGATGTGATCAAAGCAAACCAGGAAAAACGCAACTTCAGGATATTTGGCCCCGATGAAACGGTATCAAACAAGCTGGACGCTGTATTTGAAGTAACCAACCGCCAATGGGGTGCGCCCGTCATTCCGTATGATGAATTCCTGGCAGCAGATGGCAGCGTAATGGAAATGCTGAGCGAGCACCAATGCGAAGGCTGGCTGGAAGGCTACCTGCTTACCGGAAGGCATGGCCTGTTTAATTGCTATGAAGCCTTTATCCATATCGTCGATTCGATGTTTAACCAGCATGCCAAATGGCTAAAAACAACGCTCGAACTGCCCTGGCGCAGGCGCATCGCATCGCTTAATATCCTGCTAACATCTACCGTTTGGCGGCAGGACCATAACGGATTTACCCACCAGGACCCGGGGTTCCTTGACCATGTAGTAAACAAAAAAGCCAACATTGTGCGGGTTTATTTACCACCCGATGCCAACTGCCTGTTATCGGTAATGGACCATTGCCTGCGCAGCTATCATTATGTAAATGTTATTGTTGCAGGTAAACACCCGGCACCACAATGGCTTAATATGGAACAGGCTGTTGAACATTGTACCCGCGGTATAGGTATCTGGAATTTTGCCAGCAACGACCAGGAGACCGAGCCTGACGTAGTAATGGCCTGCAGCGGCGATGTACCGACATTAGAGACACTTGCAGCAGCTTCGATTTTACGAGAACACATGCCCGAACTAAAAATAAGAGTTGTTAACGTGGTAGATCTGTTTAAACTTCAAAAAAGCACCGAACATGCCCACGGCCTTAGCGATAAAGATTATAACGCGTTATTTACCACCGATAAACCCGTAGTATTTGCTTTCCATGGCTACCCATGGCTTGTACATCGCTTAACTTATAACCGCGCCAACAATGTGAATATGCATGTGCGGGGTTATAAAGAGGAAGGCACCATCACCACCTCTTTTGACATGACGGTACTTAACGAAATGGACCGCTTTCACCTGGTGATGGATGTGATTGACCGCCTGCCGCAAACAGGCAGCAAAGGCGTTTACCTTAAGCAGCAGCTTACAGATAAGCTAACACAACACAAACAATACATTAAAGCCAACGGCAAGGATATGCCCGAAATACTTAACTGGAAATGGAAACAATAA
- the glgP gene encoding alpha-glucan family phosphorylase, giving the protein MLSKQEIFGYEPDQKYSKPVAYFSMEFAVDQALKIYSGGLGFLSGSHLRSAYELKQNLVGIGMLWKYGYYDQIRDSNGFMKPEFIEKQYSFLQDTGIVFTVQVHDAPVHVKAWLLKSETFGTAPIFLLSTDIPENDELSKSITHILYDSNEATRIAQTIVLGIGGAMLLDILNFEPDVYHMNEGHSVSLNFYLYAKYKSLEEVKKLVVFTTHTPEMAGNEAHSYGLLKEMSFFYHLQEHEVKSLLGMDGENFNYTLAALKFSRKANGVSKLHGEVARQMWGNNAGVCEIISITNAQNKTYWRDAALDDAIATHDDEAIIARKKAMKLKLFSVVANQCGKLFNPNVLTIVWARRFAGYKRADLVMQDWDRFLTIVSNTRYPVQFIWAGKPYPEDESSIALFNHIMGRARPFANCAVLTGYELHLSALLKKGSDVWLNNPRMYREASGTSGMTAAMNGSINLSIPDGWVPEFANDQKNCFVIQPASNQLQVQEKDSQENKNLMDMLEKTVLPMYYDNPGKWLGILKQAAADVVPAFEAGRLANEYYEKMYKV; this is encoded by the coding sequence ATGCTGAGTAAACAAGAAATATTTGGCTACGAGCCGGATCAGAAATATAGCAAACCAGTCGCCTATTTTTCGATGGAATTTGCAGTTGACCAGGCCTTAAAGATCTATAGTGGCGGATTGGGCTTTTTGTCCGGTTCGCATTTAAGGAGCGCTTACGAGCTGAAGCAAAACCTGGTAGGCATAGGTATGCTGTGGAAATACGGTTATTATGACCAGATTAGGGACAGCAACGGCTTTATGAAGCCGGAATTTATTGAAAAGCAATATTCCTTTTTACAGGATACAGGTATAGTTTTTACCGTACAGGTGCATGATGCTCCTGTACATGTTAAAGCCTGGTTATTAAAATCGGAGACATTTGGTACCGCCCCCATATTTTTATTGAGCACCGATATCCCGGAAAACGATGAGTTATCAAAGTCGATCACCCATATATTATATGATTCAAACGAGGCAACCCGGATAGCGCAAACCATTGTTTTAGGTATTGGCGGCGCTATGCTGCTGGATATTTTAAACTTTGAACCGGATGTTTACCACATGAACGAAGGGCATTCCGTATCGTTAAACTTTTACCTGTACGCCAAATATAAAAGCCTGGAGGAAGTAAAGAAACTGGTGGTTTTTACCACCCATACACCCGAAATGGCCGGTAACGAAGCGCATAGCTACGGATTGCTAAAAGAGATGTCGTTTTTTTATCATTTGCAGGAGCACGAGGTAAAATCATTACTGGGGATGGATGGCGAAAATTTTAACTACACCCTTGCAGCTCTTAAATTTTCGCGTAAGGCAAATGGCGTATCTAAACTTCACGGCGAGGTAGCGCGACAAATGTGGGGCAATAATGCAGGTGTTTGCGAAATTATATCCATCACCAATGCTCAAAATAAAACCTATTGGCGGGATGCTGCTTTAGATGACGCCATTGCTACTCATGATGACGAAGCCATAATTGCCCGTAAAAAAGCGATGAAGCTTAAGTTGTTTAGCGTAGTGGCAAACCAGTGCGGCAAACTTTTTAATCCCAACGTGCTTACCATTGTGTGGGCGCGGCGCTTTGCGGGATATAAACGTGCCGACCTGGTGATGCAGGACTGGGATAGATTTTTGACCATCGTAAGTAATACCAGATACCCCGTTCAATTTATCTGGGCCGGCAAACCGTACCCGGAGGATGAAAGTTCTATCGCCTTGTTTAACCACATCATGGGGCGTGCCCGCCCATTTGCCAATTGCGCCGTGCTTACCGGTTATGAACTGCATTTATCAGCTTTGTTAAAAAAAGGGTCAGATGTGTGGCTCAACAATCCCCGGATGTACCGCGAGGCATCGGGCACCAGCGGCATGACTGCAGCCATGAATGGTAGTATTAACCTATCCATCCCGGATGGCTGGGTACCTGAGTTTGCGAACGATCAAAAAAACTGTTTCGTAATTCAGCCTGCATCCAACCAACTGCAGGTACAGGAAAAAGACAGCCAGGAAAACAAAAACCTGATGGATATGCTGGAAAAAACGGTATTGCCCATGTATTACGACAATCCGGGCAAGTGGTTAGGGATACTTAAACAGGCTGCCGCGGATGTGGTACCCGCATTTGAAGCAGGTCGGCTTGCCAACGAATATTATGAGAAAATGTATAAGGTGTAA